A region of the Zonotrichia leucophrys gambelii isolate GWCS_2022_RI chromosome 14, RI_Zleu_2.0, whole genome shotgun sequence genome:
TGCTTGGCAGAGGTGCAGGAGattgcagagctggggtggaAATCAGGGGATGGCAGTGTCACCACCCCTGGGTGGGACAGTGATGTggtggggatgctgctgtgacctcctggcagctctggcctgctccccagggaattgcagcagggagctggccCTGTGTGGTGACAGGGCCTGGCGTCACTCGTGGCTCAGCCACAAAGCTGCTGACGGTGGCACTCGCCCTCAGAGGTTGCTGTCCCTGTTTCTCTGCTGCTAATTACGTGTCCGAGCGCTTTCCCTTTGATGCTAATCACCCTGGCAAGGCCTGGAAAACAAGGCTGAGAAGGACACGCCTGCATGCACagtctgtccccagctgggcctgatgggctgtggtggagctcagagccccagcacatctgtccagctgtgcctggagctccagccccagccctgtgctgtgggataATCTTTAATTACCAAAACCCTTCCCTTTAACAGCCATCCCCACTGCTGGACACCGACAGCTGTGGAATGGCCACCACGTCTTTGTCACCTCTTGGTGACCATGGCCACGTGCAGGGTGTTATTCTCCTTTATGGGAATCTGATCTCAGCATCTAGGACAGCACCAAAGGCTGGGATGACACCAAAACTCAGGATGACATCACACCTGGCTTGAGCTGACTGGGTCACCTCCAGGTCTGCAAACCTTTGTAGGGTGGAGAAACAAAGGGTTATGGCAAGAAGTCCTacctgggcagcactgctggggtaGGAGCTGTTTCCATCCAGGAGGGCGCGGGGCAGCATGGGCCTGATCTCCACGGCCGTGCTCCTCCTCTTGGTCATGTCCAGGTGCTTCAGGGAGGGgaggctgcccagggggctGATGAAGGTGCCCCGGCTGATGTGGGGGTCGCTGAGCTTCCTCTGCATGGGCAGGATGTCCCCGTTGTGGGTGACGTCCGAGTTGGTTCTGCGCAGGGGCCCGTAGCGGTCCCTGACCTCGAAGTACTCGTCCGAGATGGAGGAGGCGTTGGAGCGCCGGTAGCTGtggtcagcagagctgctggagtaGCTCTCCTGGTCACTGAGGGTGATGaactcctcttcctcctcctcctcctcctctcccagcccgtTGTGGGCGCAGGGAGGCCCTTTGCCctcctgtggagctgctgctggccgcTCTGGCTGGGCACGGCCGCTCTCCCTGGCAGCCCGGCTGGGTTTGTCCTCCCTCTCCTGCTTCACAGCCGtgtgctcagccagggctggctgcgtgtcaccctgcagggcactgctgctgtcacagcctgTGGGGACTCTGGTCATGATGACACCGACAGGGACGGTCCTTGGCTTTGGAACTGGAGGCTTCACATCCTCCAGTGCCTCCTCCTGTGGCTTCAAATGGTGGCCCAGAGGTGAAGCAGCAAATGTCCCCACTTGCCTCGTTGTCCAGCTGACACCCTCGATGGGGGTGGTcgtgggggctgcaggagcttcCATGGGGGGCTGTGCGATCTGTCTGtggctgggggacagcagaggcagctcctgctccgaGTTCTTCCTGGCCTCCATCTCCCTGTTCTTCAGCATCTGCCGGTGCTGGGCGCTGGCCTGGGACACGTCGCAGACCTTGATGCGGTTCATCTGCGACAGCTTCACGTTCTTCACCTTGGGGTCGATGATGTTGATGTAGCCCAAGACCTCGCTGCCAGGCTCGGGGTCGGGCTCCACCCAGGTGGGCAGGTAATCGAACATGTTGGCTTTCTCCAGGTTCAGGAGGCCGGGGTGGATGAGCGGGGCGAGCTCAGCCACGTCCCCGTGCCGCTCGCCCGCCTGGCCCTCGGGAGGGGCTTTGCCTTTGTTGTTGTCACTCTTCTGGTTCTTGTCCTGGTTCTCAGAGGAGGTTTTGCTGATCTGGTCGGCGCTCTTGGCCTTCACCAGGGCGTATTTGGGGTTGATCAGCTTCTTCACCACGGCGTTGGCGGGGGTCACGGGCACCACGGAGGGCAGCGTCACCGGCTCGGGCTCCGGCTCTTCGCCCATGGAGATGGACTTGAGGCTCACCCCCTTGGACATGAGGTAGAGCTCCTGGAACTGCTTGTCAAAGGCCTCCACCACCTGGCCTGAGAGAACTGTGATGACATTCCGGTCTGTCCTTGCTGCAGACCAGGTGAAGCTGGAACAGAAACACATTGGGGACAATCAGCTGGTAAATAAGGTGATGGGACTGATGGTGCCAGTAGGGACATGATCTCACTGTGAACATAATAATGGGATTGACAAAATAGATCCCACCCCAAATTAGAGTGAAGGGTTGGAGACCCTGAGCACAGTGGACTTGaagtaaaaacaaaaggaatttgTGGAGGGTCAGTTTTGTGCCTTAGCATTGGCTGCTTTTCCTGTCTCAGTTTGGGTTAGAGAAGGGACTCCTAAGTGGATGTGTTATTTGTTATGgccagaaaagaggaaatgttcCAGCTCCATGTTTACAAAACTTGTCTTTTAGACCTGAAACCTGACCAGGGCTGGTCGGTTTCTACCTAAGTAAGTTTTCCTTTgaacaaagtgaaaaatactTTGTGTAGGAAATTGACTGGAAAGCTGAGCTTGGTGTGAGAGCTGGGACCTGCTGTGGTTTGGTGCTCTGGTCCTTCCTTGTGCTCATCAGCACAGAAGCACTTGGTGTGTCCCACCACCTCCAAGAAGGGTGGATGTCCTAGACCTGGTGGTGTAGGGAGTAGTGGGAACCCCTTTGGGCCCATTCCAAATGGAAAATCTCCTCCCAGTTTTGGATGAGGAGAGCAAATCTGGCAtgggctcctgcagccttggaCCAGGAGGATTCACACTGATCTTTGACCAACAccacagcagggtgggcaggaggagATGTCTCTGCTGTACCTGTAGGAGCCACACATGGCTCGATCCCCGTCCACAAACATGAACTTCTGGGCCAAAGCCCCCTTGAACTTGGTGGCCGAGCGGGTGAAGAACTCGGTGCCGCCGGTGCTGCGGACGCGCAGgttctgcagggcagagggaagagctgctgtgagACCCTCACCCACCCTTCAGGGACACCACCACCCACCCCTTGAAGGACATCACCACccactgtcgcagacatcttttatggaaaatcctttccttaggatttttcctcctgagaagctgagaggcctcaggaacaatttgtaaacattgattatctgctgctgcggaatgcaacaggtgcatctgggattggcccatgttggatatttgtaattaatggccaatcacagccagctggctcggacagagagctgagccacaaacctttgttttcattccttcctattctattcttagccagccttctgatgaaatcctttcttctattcttttagtatcgTTTTACtgtaatatatatcacaaaataatatatcaagccttctgaaatatagagtcagatcctcatctcttccctcatccaggAACCCCAGGAACACCATCACAACCCACCCCTGCAAGGGCACCACCACCCACcctccacagcccctctgaggaAGGGGAATGTTCCTCATTCCCAGCTCAGAGGAGGCCACAGCGATGGGGAGATGAAATAACTCGCCCAAGGCCACCATGGGCTGGGCTTGGGGAGTTTCCTGCCTTGCCCAtgtgctgccaggctgtgtttgCCATCTCTTGAACTCGGTGTCCGTGGGCgagggctgtgtgctgctgctgctgcaatctATGCAAATGCCACCctgggagaggaggctgctcacctgctgccagcagcagatcTGCAGGGGTTTTAGGGGGAGGTGGGGACCCCACAACTGCCCATGTGGTGTTTTGTCCTTCCCCATGCTCCCCCTTTGCTGTGCTCCTAAATTTGGGCATCTACTCCTGGTTTTAGGGGCTGGTGGGAGATCAGGCAGTGGGGAAACATCTTTTCACCCTGGGGAAATGAAACCTGGAGTGGAGCTGGGTGTCCTCCCCAGGGAATGCAgtgatgcaggggcagccctggctctgtgaaAAGGTTTTTACTCTGTTTTTAtccccaggctggctcctgtCTCTGGCCCCTCCATGGAGGGCCCTGGCACAttcctcagcagagcagatAGCATCTCCCACGGCAAAGGGGCTCCCTTTGGGtggggagaaaatattttcttgagaAAGCGCCTGCAttcctcctgttcctcctggGATGGTGGTAAGGCTGTTGCAAAAGGCTCTGTGTCATCACTGGGTCATGCCCTCCATGGCTGTTTcattgtgtgttttgttttgttttttaaaggaaagcatCGAAAATATTTGTCTTCCCCTCCTCCAGCCTTTCTCATCTGCTTCCCTGCGCtctcctctgtccctgggaCCGTGACCAGGCACAGTCCCAAGCCCAGGTGCACCCCTAGTCCTGCTCCCCTATTCCTGGCAGGAAAACTCAGTGCAGATGATGTGCAAGACACAACTTTCCTGACTGTGTTTCCAGGGAAGTTCCACTCACTGAACAGAGAAGGTTTGGGGGGG
Encoded here:
- the FAM83G gene encoding protein FAM83G, giving the protein MAFSQVQCLDDSHVNWRSSESKPEFFYSEEQRLALEALASRGPDAFYEVLKRENIRDFLSELELKKILDTLETYDPGSEYIPRHGSGGGDSEGDRNSQGDEQDVAPSLEYWPQRSDRSIPQLDLGWPDTIAYRGVTRATVYMQPPIEGQAHIKEVVRKMIHQAQKVIAVVMDMFTDVDIFKDLLDAGFKRKVGVYIILDETNVKHFLQMCERAHMHAGHLKNLRVRSTGGTEFFTRSATKFKGALAQKFMFVDGDRAMCGSYSFTWSAARTDRNVITVLSGQVVEAFDKQFQELYLMSKGVSLKSISMGEEPEPEPVTLPSVVPVTPANAVVKKLINPKYALVKAKSADQISKTSSENQDKNQKSDNNKGKAPPEGQAGERHGDVAELAPLIHPGLLNLEKANMFDYLPTWVEPDPEPGSEVLGYINIIDPKVKNVKLSQMNRIKVCDVSQASAQHRQMLKNREMEARKNSEQELPLLSPSHRQIAQPPMEAPAAPTTTPIEGVSWTTRQVGTFAASPLGHHLKPQEEALEDVKPPVPKPRTVPVGVIMTRVPTGCDSSSALQGDTQPALAEHTAVKQEREDKPSRAARESGRAQPERPAAAPQEGKGPPCAHNGLGEEEEEEEEEFITLSDQESYSSSSADHSYRRSNASSISDEYFEVRDRYGPLRRTNSDVTHNGDILPMQRKLSDPHISRGTFISPLGSLPSLKHLDMTKRRSTAVEIRPMLPRALLDGNSSYPSSAAQGTHFYHYRPRRAAGRELGKELSCSPTTQEKPLRASKHAGEGAEPKKTIAGSQPYWQSKALSPSKATAATGRAQRLSSLPQESPRAPEEMRTPLGIPLSKLSQSKHLKNRVAGAQGACVDSKKAPPEPTGQKEQ